The Papaver somniferum cultivar HN1 chromosome 6, ASM357369v1, whole genome shotgun sequence genome segment tcgtgtttcCTTTCTGGCGTGGGACTAACggcttagaagaagaagaagttgtacaCTTCACGGAGAATTCTTGTGGAGGATACTTTTGGTGGCAAGAAGCAGCTTCGAGGTGGTTGACGACAATAGGGAGCATAGTGTTTGTACTTTGTAGCATCGATTCTGTCATTGTTTTGTATCGTAGGAACAACCTCGGATTAATGTCATTGTTGCATCAATTTTGTCCTTGTTTGGTATGGTTGGAACAAACCTAGGATGTCGATGCTATCTGTCACTTGCAACTCCTACAATATCTAATTTTCCACATAATTCATTGAATGTCATTTACTATGGTGGTTTCCGCAGCATCTATCGAAGAAAATATACTCTTTAGATTtcattgattactttttgtttcTCCATAGAGATTTAAACCCCAATTGGGATTCTCATTTTTATCACCAAAAGCACTTTTTAATGAACTCGTAATCAACTTTTGACCAAAGATGTGTTTTGGATGGCACATGAATTGGTAGAAAAGAATGCTTAGTACTAAAATGCTTTCCTTCAAAAAAACGCTTCCACTTTGGCTGGTGTGTGCACAGAATGGGATGCTAACTTTATTGTAAGTCATTGATAAATTTGGCTCGTATTTTGGCATCTGTACATGAGCATGCATTTGTGTGTCTATATATATAGAGGTACTTTAGCATTCAAGGGCCGCAAGCTCATCTCATGCTGATCATGCCAATCTTGTGATTATATCTTATTCTTTTGGTTGtgcattcctttttttttttagtattataATCCAATTTTTTTGTATCTAAAATGTTTACCTAAttgatttttatgtattttccttaCATTAGTCTATCAGCAAGGAAGTAGTTATATGTGATCTTAATATCGGTAGTGAGTTTTATAAGCTGGAGTTCAGTTAACATTAGTGTAACAGGAACCCGTATGTTATCAATTTCAGGCCAAAGTGATAGCAATAGCATTGAATAATTTTGAAATGATTCTATTTCAACTCAATTTTTTGGTTTGTTGAGGAAATCTGTTATAGGAATTTCAGGATATGATTGCTTAAGTAATCCGTTCATCAATACTCAATAGTTATGAAAATAACCAGGGAATTCGTTAGTGATGTTGGTAATGAGGTAAAATATAGTGGTATGGGGTACAGTAGTTATATTTGTTGACCCATATTAGTTTTCTGTACCTGTGTTTTTATTAGAAATTTGTATGTGCTATCCACTATTTCAAGTAGATATTTTGGTTTGTTGATTGTTATCCCTTCAGGATATGATTGCTCAAGTTACCTGTTCTGTAGTTAAGAGAGGAACCAGGGAATTTGTAAAATATAATGGCGACGGGCTAAGAATCCAAAACTACTGGTGACATTGTGAGGGTATAGTTACTAAATTGGTTTGACTGTATTAAATCTCTAACACCTATGTTGTTGTCAGAAAATTTTATGGGTTATACATTCTAAGTTGATTTACAACACCCGGAGAGAATGCGCCTTTTGGAAAGCTCTCTTGGATGACCAAGTTTGTGTTGCATACATGGGAACCACTGGTCTCGCTCTTCTTAGTTGAGGCCACCCCATTTTTTGTGAACACGTGAGGGCAgttttgtttatgttcttggccCGTTAAagatgttgatgtgagtttttaTTGGTTAGAACTCgaacaagaaaatgtttcagttaTTGCTGAGAAATCAACGCTCCTGGAAGTTGTTATTGTAATAGATATTCAAACACATATGCTGGAAAATTATGAATCCATTGCATCATCTTTATTTATCAAACGAAGCAACATGAACCTGAACTATGTAAATGAGTCTGTGCCTTGACTTGGACATTATTATCCTTGTTTATGCAGATAAAGCTTCTCGATAGCCAGATATTCCCACTTCACTCAGGCTCTTGTCTGTTACTTTCTCCTAATAAGCATCGTCAAACGATGATAAAATGTTCTGCAAAAGTTACAGGATTTGAGCAATTCGGTGATCCAAGTAAGTTAAAGATGCGGGTGGTTGACTTTGGGGAGAAGCTGTGGCAGACCTTCCCAGAACCGGTGAAAGAATTCCCTTGGAAAAAAGCAGAGGATATCATGCTGCAGCGTCTGTTATTTCTTGGAAAGGAAGCATTGAAATGGTCGCTGATTATCCTGTTTGCCTTTAGTTCTTTATCAGATATATTGCTTTCTATTTCAAAGAACAAGGAACTGTTGATCCCAGTAGGACTTTTCATTGGATGTGTGGTCTCTGATATTTTCAAAGAGACTTCGAAGGAGCTATTCCCGAGTGCAAGTGCAAAGGTACTCTTGCTTCATTTTAGTTTTTGTGCTTTTATATCCTTTTTTGCTGCATCTACTGATGAGATCCTTGTGCATGCTGCTGTTGTGCAACAGGAAGGAGGTTTAAAGTTGAACCTGGTAGCTATAGgtgtattttttgtttttgtcaaaTCTGTTGCTGCCTATCTGGCTGTAGGAGGAAAGGTGTTGTTTTCCCATGTCGGAAATGGTGGGCTATTGCAGGTTTTGTGGGCGTGGAGAAAAATACAGGAAGAGGGAGATTCAGACATACCTTCCTTGGTTGAAAATCCCGAGTGAAAAGAGTTGCGAATGGTTAATTGTACATGTAATAGAAATTTTGATCACATTGTTTAGCCGATGCTGCAAATGCTACCTTGTACTTGAGTTTGTAATCAATTTTTAACTACAAAACCATATATCTGGATCCGTAGCTTCAGTTAACCCATCCAACAACATTACATAGTACTGAGTTGGTGAAGGAAAGGCGGGTCTGTTCCACTTGAATGATCTTGCCAATACAGTGCAGTTTAGACAGGTTGGAGATGATTGGAGCTCAATGAACCATTCACCACTTGGTAATTACTTGGTACGTATTGACTTTTAAATTTTAATGAACTGTGTCTGTAGTTAAATGAAACACCATTTTTGAGTCTTGAATTCCCTCCCAGAGGCCAAAGCACCATAGCTTACATGGGCATAGAACTTGCAAGAACATAGATATAGAATGGGCCTTTTAACTAGGTTTTGGATGAACCGTTTTTTTTTTgaggactactcaaaaatggtgggggactactctccatttttcgggtggatattagaagtaatatGAGTCACCGCTTATCTAAGTCCTTTTTAATATCAAACTTGTCCTTGGTAATtaaattagtgtaatgattagttagttaattaatgattagggagcttaaattaataagttattttttttcaaaagaagaactatcgagagggagaagaagatgaagatgataatgaagatgaagatgataatgaagatgagggttttggaagaataaaagttaagattttttctttaagagccacaacaagagtatgatgttttgggtactcacggatacttcaaatttagttaatggtgcttgaattggccaaaacaatcctaaaaatgaacaatttacaaattgatttcggtttggttAAAAAAGTTCGGCTACGAAATCTGAAGAATgggtagccgaactcatctgcatgtgtagttcggctaatattt includes the following:
- the LOC113285926 gene encoding uncharacterized protein LOC113285926, whose protein sequence is MALTTSTVAPFRFQIKLLDSQIFPLHSGSCLLLSPNKHRQTMIKCSAKVTGFEQFGDPSKLKMRVVDFGEKLWQTFPEPVKEFPWKKAEDIMLQRLLFLGKEALKWSLIILFAFSSLSDILLSISKNKELLIPVGLFIGCVVSDIFKETSKELFPSASAKEGGLKLNLVAIGVFFVFVKSVAAYLAVGGKVLFSHVGNGGLLQVLWAWRKIQEEGDSDIPSLVENPE